The Methylobacterium currus genome contains a region encoding:
- a CDS encoding sigma-54-dependent Fis family transcriptional regulator, whose amino-acid sequence MHSRVTTPRTLLAARRQAFGPGVTEPPPPILRSWERCAALGLDFGQRPRVEPLSAAEMREAFDRSEALRQTCRPEIEALHADAQATGSLVILTDADGLILDSLGSDSFAGRAAQVALRPGVPWSESLTGTNAIGTALVERRPVEVRGAEHYFEPHRILSCAAMPILGPDGTVLGVLDLTGPAAIHQGHALGLVGLAVAAIEHRLLDAVPPGCEVLRLHRDPGLLGTPREGVLVFEGRRLVGANRHGLALLGLSWGDLGTEHAGIHGGGAAPGLLALRDEAGTPLYGRLQGAPAPVRRRLPAEPARQSAEGPILDRATETLLARAVRLIDADIPVVVEGETGTGKEVFARAAHAACGRSQKPFVAVNCAALPETLIEAELFGYEPGAFTGAARHGAKGLLRQAEGGLLFLDEIGDMPLSLQSRLLRALQEREVLPVGGTRPVPVDFALVCATHRDLSRMVEEGAFRADLYYRIAPYRVRLPALRERPDRLALVRALWARTDGPSRRVHLSPPCEAALAEAEWPGNLRQLAACLKALAALAETGESLGPEDLPEGVAGRRIAPRPDPTPRPASATGRLDTLAHEAMRAALAEHGGNVSRAARSLGISRSTLYRRCLTERAGMSG is encoded by the coding sequence ATGCACAGCCGCGTGACCACGCCCCGCACCCTGCTGGCCGCCCGGCGGCAGGCCTTCGGGCCGGGGGTGACGGAGCCGCCGCCGCCGATCCTGCGCTCCTGGGAGCGCTGCGCCGCCCTCGGGCTCGATTTCGGGCAGCGCCCCCGGGTCGAGCCGCTGAGTGCCGCCGAGATGCGCGAGGCCTTCGACCGCAGCGAGGCCCTGCGCCAGACCTGCCGGCCCGAGATCGAGGCCCTGCACGCCGACGCGCAGGCGACCGGCAGCCTGGTGATCCTCACCGATGCCGACGGGCTGATCCTCGACAGCCTCGGCAGCGATTCCTTCGCCGGCCGCGCCGCGCAGGTGGCCCTGCGCCCCGGGGTGCCGTGGAGCGAGAGCCTGACCGGCACCAACGCCATCGGCACCGCCCTCGTCGAGCGCCGCCCGGTCGAGGTGCGGGGGGCGGAACATTATTTCGAGCCGCACCGCATCCTGAGCTGCGCCGCCATGCCGATCCTCGGCCCGGACGGCACGGTCCTGGGCGTCCTCGACCTCACCGGCCCGGCGGCGATCCACCAGGGCCATGCCCTCGGGCTGGTCGGGCTCGCCGTCGCCGCCATCGAGCACCGCCTGCTCGACGCGGTGCCGCCGGGCTGCGAGGTGCTGCGGCTGCACCGCGACCCCGGCCTGCTCGGCACCCCCCGGGAGGGAGTCCTGGTGTTCGAGGGGCGCCGCCTCGTCGGCGCCAACCGGCACGGGCTGGCGCTGCTCGGCCTCAGTTGGGGCGATCTCGGGACCGAGCATGCCGGCATCCATGGCGGCGGCGCCGCGCCCGGCCTCCTGGCCCTGCGGGACGAGGCCGGGACGCCGCTCTACGGCCGTCTCCAGGGCGCGCCGGCCCCGGTCAGGCGCCGGCTCCCGGCCGAGCCGGCGCGCCAGAGCGCCGAGGGACCGATCCTCGATCGCGCCACCGAGACGCTGCTCGCCCGCGCCGTGCGCCTGATCGACGCCGACATCCCGGTGGTGGTCGAGGGCGAGACCGGCACCGGCAAGGAGGTGTTCGCCCGCGCCGCCCACGCGGCCTGCGGGCGGTCGCAAAAGCCCTTCGTGGCGGTGAACTGCGCGGCCCTCCCCGAGACGCTGATCGAGGCGGAATTGTTCGGCTACGAGCCCGGCGCCTTCACGGGGGCCGCGCGCCACGGCGCCAAGGGCCTGCTGCGCCAGGCCGAGGGCGGGCTGCTCTTCCTCGACGAGATCGGCGACATGCCGCTGTCCCTGCAATCGCGCCTGCTGCGGGCCCTGCAGGAGCGGGAGGTGCTGCCCGTCGGCGGCACCCGCCCGGTCCCGGTCGATTTCGCGCTGGTCTGCGCCACCCACCGCGACCTGTCCCGCATGGTCGAGGAGGGCGCCTTCCGGGCCGACCTCTATTACCGCATCGCTCCCTACCGGGTGCGGCTGCCGGCCTTGCGCGAGCGGCCGGACCGCCTCGCCCTGGTGCGGGCGCTGTGGGCCCGGACCGACGGCCCGTCCCGCCGGGTGCACCTGTCGCCTCCTTGCGAGGCGGCGCTCGCCGAGGCGGAATGGCCCGGCAACCTGCGCCAGCTCGCCGCCTGCCTGAAGGCCCTGGCCGCGCTCGCCGAGACCGGGGAGAGCCTGGGCCCGGAGGACCTGCCCGAGGGCGTGGCCGGGCGCCGGATCGCCCCCCGCCCGGATCCCACGCCCCGGCCGGCCTCCGCCACCGGCCGGCTCGACACCCTGGCGCATGAGGCGATGCGGGCGGCCCTGGCGGAGCACGGCGGCAATGTCAGCCGCGCGGCCCGCAGCCTGGGCATCAGCCGCAGCACGCTCTATCGGCGGTGCTTGACGGAGCGGGCTGGAATGTCGGGGTGA